The proteins below come from a single Ictalurus punctatus breed USDA103 chromosome 29, Coco_2.0, whole genome shotgun sequence genomic window:
- the LOC128629433 gene encoding thymosin beta-b produces MADKPDVSEISHFDKSKLKKTETQEKNILPTKEVIEQEKQSDS; encoded by the exons ATGGCCGACAAGCCTGATGTCAGTGAGATCTCCCACTTTGATAAGTCCAAACTGAAGAAGACTGAGACTCAGGAGAAGAATATTCTTCCTACCAAAGAGG TAATTGAACAGGAGAAGCAGAGTGACTCGTAA
- the zgc:195282 gene encoding cysteine-rich protein 2: protein MVSYCPICGKPVYFGEKKRSLGRDYHPLCLKCDKCKRQLTAGQHAEHDEKPYCTNCYLRDFGPRGTRALVPRNCSTATS from the exons ATGGTGAGCTACTGCCCCATCTGCGGGAAACCCGTCTACTTCG GTGAGAAAAAGAGGTCGCTAGGCCGGGATTATCACCCCCTGTGTCTGAAGTGCGACAAGTGTAAACGGCAGCTAACGGCTGGCCAACATGCAGAG caTGATGAAAAGCCCTACTGCACGAACTGCTACTTGAGAGATTTTGGGCCTAGAG GTACCAGAGCACTTGTGCCTCGTAACTGTAGCACCGCTACCTCCTAA